GCGTCAATTTCTCTCACGGCATAGTGTATCCCTATGTTGACATGGTGTCAATATGGGTTCTGTGCATGCGGTTTCGCATCATTACAAGGTTGACAGGCTGCTGAAATTTGTCTGTGATGCACTAGAATCGGATTGGATGTTGAGAAGTTGGTTGCGAAAAGATAAAAACCCTTGGAATCGGCATGATTCCAAGGGTTATCTGTGGAGCTAGCCGGGTTCGAACCGGCGACCCTCTGCTTGCAAAGCAGATGCGCTACCAGCTGCGCTATAGCCCCAGTGAAAAAAAGAGCGGCACGCGGGCCGCTTCACTTTTTTCTGTGGGCCCGGGAGGACTTGAACCTCCGACCTCATCCTTATCAGGGATGCGCTCTAACCAGCTGAGCTACGGGCCCGATTCATACGCTCTAAAAGCGCACAAGTAGTTATAATACCGATTCCCTTTGACTTGTCAATGCGTAAGAGACGGCGTGTCGCGGGTGGTGCCTTGCTGGGGGAGTGCGGTTGTGTCGTGCTGCGGACGGACAATATGCGGCATGAAGATTGATGGGCTGGAAGTGCAGGTGGTGCGTAAACCCATCAAGAATATGTACCTGCGCATCAAGCCGCCGAATGGTGTGGTCATGATTTCCGCGCCGCGGCGGATGGCCGAGCAGACCATTATTGATTTTGTCCGGGATCGGAGGCCTTGGATTGATAATCACCGGCGTCGTATGGCACTTGCCCGAGAGCGTTCGGTGATTGGCAGCTTGGGCGATTCCTGGCAGCGTGGCGCCGGCCATGGGGGAGTGGGCCTTGCTTCGGGCGGGTTCGATGGTGTAAACAACGGCAGTAGTGTGGCCACCGATAATGCGGCATTGACGTGGACTAAAGAGTTGCGTGAACGTGCGTCGGCCAATATCAACGCACAGTTGCCTGCGTTGCTGGCCAGATGGGGGCCGATTGTTGGCCGTACTCCTACGCATATCACGTTGCGGGTGATGACTTCTCGTTGGGGGTCATGCACGCCTCGTACCGGCCGAGTCCGCCTGAACCTTCAGTTGGGCCTTATGGAGCCGCAATTCCTGGAATATGTGCTGGTGCACGAAATGACCCATTTGTGGGAAAGCGGTCACGGTACCGGATTCCAGCGGCGCATGACTACGTATCTGCCGAATTGGAAGGCGTTGCGCCGCGATCTCAATCGTCGTGTGGTGCTGTAGGGGGTTATTCGGGATGAGGTAGTTGTGGTTCCTGCCATAACTGCATGGCAACGCTGGCCCGTAGTGTGACGGTGGTTGTCTGCTTCCTTTTATTCCGGATAGTCGCCGTCGCCACTCCTGGTAGTCCTTGGGGGTGGAAGGATGCCGGCCCCTTGCCGGTTCCTGACGATGGATCATGGTCGACACCCGAGTGTCGTTTCCTTGTCAGTTTCGGACGTTTGCGGGTCGGCCTGCCTTTCGGTGGGGTCGGGGCGACGTGCTTGTGTCCGAGATATCGGCATCCTTTCCCGGCGATGTTGACAGCCGAACCGTAGTCACGTGGGATGGTCCGCCCGCAGCCGGGGCACTGGTATTCCCTGGCTTTGCCGAGGTTCTTGTGGAGCGGACCTGCAGGCCATCGTCGACGAGATCAACGACACCCCCATGAAGGCCCTGGGCCGGGAAACGCCCAACGAGGCTTGGTATCGCGAACTCGGCAAGGTAATGTCGAGGACAAGCCACCCAAGGACGAGCGTTGCACTTACAAATTGAATCTGGATGTCGTTCCTCTTCCGACAGGTGCGAATACCCTTGGCCCAAGGTGCAACACCCCTTCGTTTGGTTATCTGGACAATCTCCAATCTAACGGGTGTTGCACTTTCAATTAGACAACGGGACCTGATGATCTACCAACAAGTGCGGCACATCGATGAACTCGAACGGCACATCAGCGAACTTCAGCTGGAGCTGAAGTAGCGTGAAGGCCAGCAAGAGTGAGCTGATCGGTCCAACCGAGCTACTCAGCCAACCAATCCAGCCAGTCCGATCAGACCGACCTAACTGATCAGAACGGGCCTTCTGACCAGTCCGAACCATCTGACCGACCTGTACTTGTTGACTAAGTGTGCGGCCCGTCATTCGTTATGGAACATGCCGGCCATGTATACAGGCAGGTAGGTTACATTCCCTTCGACTGAGACGTTGCACGGGCCAAGCACATAGCCTGTATTGAGATGGTATTCAGGGTGGGCGAGCACGTTGTCCATTGCGCGATGGCGTTTGTAGGATTTGCCGGACTTCACTTCAATCGGCAGCACGTGATCGTTGCGGTCTTGGATGAGGAAATCGAGCTCGCCAAGCTTCTTACTGTTGTAGTAATACAGGTCAAATCCGTGAGCGCGTAGCTCTTGGGCCACCGCATTTTCATAGATTGAACCGTAGTTGATATCAGGGTTGCCGTCGAGTACGTCGAGCGCGGTTTTCTTGAGAAACGAGCCGGTAAGCAGACCCACGTCGTTGTAAAAGAGTTTGAAGAGGTTACGTTCCTTGCTCATCTCCAACGGTGTGCACGGTTCGTCCACGTTGTACGCGGCGACGGCTACATCCGCATTGACCAGCCAATCGAAATCGGAAGCAACCGATTGGAATCTCATGTTCTTTTCGATTTTGGCGAAGGTAAAGCGCTTGTTTGGGTTATTTAACTCGCTGGGCACCAAATCGTAGATAGCGCGGATATGCAGCCGGTCTTCTTTGCGCGCGTATTGGCTGATATCGCGGCGATATTCACGCTTTATGTTCTCTTGTATAGTGCGCACGTCCGCAACGCTGCCGTTTGCCACGAACGAGTCGACTGCGGCAGGCATGCCGCCGATGACCAGATATGTGGAGTATAGCTCCATGAGCCTTTGATGAATGAACTCATCCACTTCCTGGTGCTTGGCAAAGCATTCGGCAAGCATATCGAATACGTCGTTGCCGATATGCTGCGACCAGCAGAACTCTTGGAAATCCAGTGGATACATATCCAGCTCGGTCAGGTACCCGACCGGTACCGAGCGTATATCTTCGAGCTCGACTCCAAGTAGCGAGCCGGAAAGCGCGTAATCGAACCGACCATCATCTACAAGGAACTTAATTGCGGTGACCATTTCCTTGCAACGCTGGACCTCGTCAAAGAAAATCAGGGTTTTGCCGGGTGCTAATGGCGTATTTACGGCCAGTTCCAGCCTCATCAGTAGGTTTTTGGCATCGCGGGGCCGGTCGAATAATGCAACGAGGTCAGGGTTCTCGATGAAATTGAGCTCGGCGATATGGTCGTAATGCTGTTGGGCAAAGTGCCTGATGATATAGGTTTTGCCAATCTGACGGGCTCCGGTGACCAGCAGTGCAGTGCGTTTCGGCGCGGATCTCCAAGCTTCCAGCTGTGTCTCGATTTTTCTTCGCAGCATGAGAATCTCCAGTCATTTGTAGGCCTTGCATCTATGCTGGGCACGTTTTCCAACTGTTTATAGAGCATATTTTACACTTTTCCAACTATAAGAATGCGGTTTTGGCTACGTTTTCCAACCTCAGAATGGGGAGTTTTATACACTTTTCCAACTTATGTATGTGGAGATTCTCTATTTCACGTGAGACGAAAGTGGCTCCCCTCTTTGAGGGGAGCCACGGAATACAGCTTTTACTTATGCCAGGTGAGAGCGCATGAACCACTGGAACTTTTCGAGTTCCTGCACGTGATCCTGAATAACGTTGGAGCTGATGACGTCCAGCTCATCCAGCTCAGCGATGGCCTTGCGGTCGTCGGCGATGAAGGCGTCGTAGTACTCGATCAGCGCCTTGAGGTACTCCTCGGTGCCCACGCGGCCCTCAGCGTCGAACGACTTCCACGTGCGGTTGCGCACGATGGCGTCCGCGCGGCCGTCCGGGGTGCCGCCCAGCGTAGCGATGCGTTCGGCGGTTTCGTCAGCCTGGGCCAGCACGGCCTCGACCTCGGGGTCAAGCATCTCGTGAACGGCGATGAAGTTCGGGCCGGTCACATTCCAGTGAGCGTGCTTCAGGACCAGAGCAGCCTCCTGCTCCTGGCTCAGTCGGTTCTGCAGAATCGCGATGGCCTTCTCGCTGGTCGCCTCATCGAGTCCCGGCATAACAAATGCAAGTGTCATAATGTTCCTTCTTTCTATCGGTGGAACGTTGCTCTTCAATTCTACGATCTGCGGTTCTGCCCCGGGCCGAACAAATAGGTGGTGAATATCACGTGACTATTAGGACCAATTGCAAAAAACTCTCACTGGCAGCGGCTCAGTGAGAGTTTTTGCAAAACGCGGTTAGTTGGCGTCGTCAGTTTGGGGTTCCTCCGGCAGTGGCGCATGGTCCGGGGCACCGGCTTTGCGGACTTCGATGGTTTCGATGCGGCGGCCATCCACCTTGGTGATGACCATGTTGTAGCCGTCGTCGGAATGCAGCACGTCGCCCATCGCACCCATCTTGCCGGTCTTGGACAGGAAGTAGCCGGCGACCGTCTCGTACGGGCCGTCCTCCAATTCGATGCCGGTCAGATCGGCGAAGTCCTCAATGGTCATGCTGGCCTCGATCGTGGCCACACCATTGACGAACGCGGTGCGGGTGGTGCGTTCGCCGCCCTTCTCGCTGGGCAGATCGTACTCATCGCGAATATCGCCCACAAGCTCCTCAGTCATATCCTCAAGCGTCACGATGCCGTCCGTGCCGCCGTACTCGTCGATGACCACGGCCAGATGGATGCCGCGCTTACGCAGCAGTTCCAGGCTCGGCAGCAGCTTGGAGGTGCCGGGCAGGGAGATGCCTTCGCGCACCACATCGCGCACGATCTTGGCGTTCGGATCGCGCACGTCCAGCAGATCGCGCACATGCACGAAGCCGATCACGTCGTCGAAATCCTTGCCGGTCACCGGGTAACGGGAGTACGGCTGGTCGCGTACGAACGCGGCGGCCTCGGCCAGGGGCTGGTCGCCCTCGATGAAGACCACGTCGGCACGCGGGCGCATCACCTCGGCGACGATGGTTTCGGACGCATCGAACACATCGTCCAGAATCGTGCGTTCGTCCTTGGAGAGGTTGGTGTTGGAGCTGACCAGCACGCGCAGCTCGTCGTCGGACACCTCGGACTCGGTCTGCTGCGGGTCGAAGCCGAGCAGGCGGACGATGCCGTTCGTGTTCTTGCCGATGAGCCAGATGATCGGGCGGCAGACGGCGGCGAAGGCGTCGATGGCGGGCACCACGGCGCGCGCGATCTGCTCGGTGCGCTGCATGGCGATGCGCTTGGGCACCATCTCGGAGATAACGATGGAGCAGTAGGAGATGATGAGGGTCAGGATGATGTTCACCAGGCCGCCGGCGATGCCGGGGTGCACACCCCAGCTTTCGACCACCGGAATCAGGTAGGGGGCGATGGAAGAGGCGCCGAATGAGGCGGACAGGAAGCCGGAGAGCGTCACACCGATCTGCACGGTGGAGAGGAAGGTGTTCGGGTCACGTGCGATTTTGGCGACTTTGGCGCCGCGAGCGTCCTCCTGCTCCATTTGCTCGATCTGCGAGCCGCGCAGAGAGACCAATGCCAACTCGGTGCCGGAGAACACGGAACCGATAACGAGAAATACAAAAATCAGGAGGATGTTCAAACCAAGTGACATGCCTTTAACTCTAGGGGAGTGGCACGTCAAATTGGGGTGTGCTGGCTGGGCAGGGTTTGCTGGCTGCGCTGGCTATGTGAGGCGTGATGTGTGCCGACGTGCGTGACGGTGTGAAATAGTATGCAATGGTACGCAATCGTGTCATATGGTGTAATTTCGTGTAATTTGGTACGCATTCGTGTAATATAGTACGCAATCGTGGCAGATGGTACGTGTTGTGGGCAGGAGTATGGTCATGGCAAGCAATCCCTTCAAACCAACCGCCGGTAAAATGCCGCCGATTCTTATTGGTCGGCACTCCATCATCGAGGATTTTTCCGAAGCGTTGACCAACGGAGTAGGGGCTCCTGGGCGCATTATGCTGGTCACCGGGCAGCGTGGCTTTGGAAAGACGGTGATGCTCACCGAATTTCGGCGTATCGCCAAAGCGCAGCATTGGGAAGTCATTGGAGAGACGGCGTCCGCGGGGCTTGTCACGAGACTCATAGCGGCATTATCGCCTTCGGGATTGCGCCTGGATCAGGCCAACATCAGTCCTTCCATTGGAATTTCCGGCATTGCCACGGCGAGTCTCGGGCAAGCGCACTTTTCTGCGGAATTCAATCCGCTGACGTTGCGCAACGCGTTGAATAAACAGTTGGGCAGTAAGAAGCTCGGTAAGGGGAAGGGCATTCTTATCACCATCGATGAGACGCAAGCGGCCTCACACGATGATTTGGTGGCTATTGCTACAGCCGTGCAGCACGTCATTACGGATGCCGATGAAAGTGATACGCCTGATGCCGACAAGAAAGGCGTTGCCATCGTATTTGCCGGCTTGCCGTATATGGTCAACGATTTGCTGGATAACGAGGTGACCACATTTTTGCGCCGCGCGTTGCGCCGTGAGCTAGATAATGTGCCGCTTCCAGACGTCAAGAATGCGTTCTTGGAGACGGTTGCGGATTCCGGTAAGACCATCAGCGAGGAGGACGCGCTGGAGGCCGCTCGCCAGTCCGACGGATATCCGTATATGGTGCAGCTCGTCGGCTATTACATGTGGCAATCCGCGCAGCGTCGAGGCTCGAATGTCATTACTGCTGATGATGTGACAACCGGTGTTTCCGATGCGTTGCTCGCCTTCGACGATGCCGTATGCGCTCCGGCGTTGGACGGTACCACCAGCGCAGAACGGTTGTTCCTTACGGCGATGGCCGAAGATTCGCCGAATCCCACGCAGGTTGGCGATATTGTGGATCGCACGCGCAGAAGCCGCAGCTGGGTGAGCAAGTACCGGGCGATTCTCATCAAGGATCAGCTCATTCGACCAGCTGGGCATGGGCGGCTGGAGTTTGCGGTGCCGCATTTGGGGCAATATTTGCAGTCACTATAGAACTGCAAACAAGGCTCAGAAGCTCAGCACTTCCACTTTGCCGGAGTCGAGCTGGTAGCGGGCGCCGACGATCATGAGCTTGTCGTCGGCGAGAGCCTGCTGGATAACGGGGGACTGCTCCGCCAGAGTCTCAATGGTATGGGCCACGTGCACGCGCTCAATATCCTCGTGCTCCTCAAGTTCCGCCTCGCGCGCTTGCCACACGGACATGCCGGCCTGGCGTAGGATAATCGACTCGGCGGTGGCGATGTGCTCATCGAGATCATCCATGGCGTCGGCGGCTTCCAACGAACCATCTGCCTCGGAGGTGATGGTGCGCATCAGGTCGTCAAGCTCCTGCGTGGCGGCCTCGATTGCGCCGCAATGCTCATGGCCCAACACGCAGATCAGACTGACATGCAGCTTCTTGACCGCATACTCCAACGAAGCGATGACGGCACTATCGATGAGCTGGCCGGCGGTGCGTACGGTGAACAGGTCGCCCAAGCCCTCATCGAAGATGATTTCCGGAGGCACGCGCGAATCCGAGCAGGCCAGCACGGCCGCATCCGGATTTTGGCCGTCTAGCAACGTCTGGCGAGTTTCCTTGTCTTGCCATGGATGGTCCGGCTTGCCTTCGGCGAATCGGCGATTGCCTTGGAGCATACGGCTCCACGTCGCATTTGCGGTCGATTCCTGTTCAACGTCTGCCTGAGCCATGAAAACCTCCATTATCAGCGGACTGCTGGTACCCATAGTAGCGATTGGAAGTGCGGATTCGCGGCTGCATGCATAATCTGGCTTTGCCCAAAGCATAATGAGAACGCTCACAATCTCAATCCTGTTTAAGGGTGGGCCGTGATGATAGTCAGCACAAGGGCTGTGGCTGGTGTGATAAGGCTCATATGTTCTGTCCGTGCGAGCCCTGTGCCGCCACACTACGATGGGTTCTGGTAATCGCCTGAAGAATCCTGAAAGGACCGAAAATGACTCTTCTGCAGCATGAATTGACCGATTTCAAGGTGAACGCATTCCAGAACAACGAGTTCCACGAGGTGACCAAGGACGATGTGCTCGGCCACTGGTCCCTGTTCTTCTTCTACCCGGCTGACTTCACGTTCGTGTGCCCCACCGAGCTTGAGGACTTGGCCGAGAACTACGCCAAGTTCAAGGAAATCGGCTGCGAGGTCTACTCCGTCTCCTGCGACACCCACTTCGTGCACAAGGCCTGGCATGACGCCAACGAGAAGATCGCCAAGATTGAATACCCGATGCTGGCCGACCCGACCGCCCTATTGGCCAAAGATCTCGACACCTACAACGAAGTTGATGGCATGGCCGAACGCGGTGACTTCATCGTGAGCCCTGAGGGCAAGGTTGTGGCTTACGAGGTCATCTCCTCCAACGTGGGTCGTAACGCCGAAGAGCTGCTGCGCCGCGTGCAGGCCTCCCAGTTTGTCTACGAGCACGGCGACCAGGTTTGCCCTGCCAACTGGACCCCGGGCGAGGAAACCATTGAGCCCAGCCTCGACCTCGTCGGCCAGCTGTGACGGTTTGAACTAAGGCATGTTGTTTGCCCCCCGCTGGCGGGGGGCTGTCGGCAACGCCGACTGGAGGTGGTCGCGGCAATAGGTGAACCAACCCCCACCCGCTTCGCGGGAGCCCCCGCCAGCGGGGGCCTGTGTATATGCAAGGAGTTTCAATCATGACTCAGACCAATAATCTTTATGACGTCGTAGTCATTGGTGGCGGACCTGCAGGCCTTACCGCGGGTCTGTACTTGGCCCGCGCTCGCTACCGTGTGCTGATTCTCGAAAAAGACGATTTCGGCGGGCAGATCACCATCACCAACGAGGTCGTCAACTATCCGGGAGTTGGCCGCACCACGGGTCGTGCGCTCACCCAGACCATGCGTCAGCAGGCACAGGGCTTTGGCGCTGAATTCCTTTCCGCCGAGGCCACCGGCCTTGACGTGGACGGCGACATCAAAACCGTGCACACTTTGCGTGGCGACATCAAGACCTTCGGCATCCTCATCGCCACCGGCGCCAGCCCGCGCAAGCTGGGCTTCGAGGGCGAGGCCGAATACGCAGGCCGTGGCGTGGCTTACTGCGCCACCTGCGACGGCGAGTTCTTCGCCGGCAAGGAGGTGCTGGTGGTTGGCGGCGGATTCGCTGCGGCCGAGGAATCCGTGTTCCTGACTAAGTACGCCTCCAAAGTCACTGTTCTCGTGCGTGAACCGGACTTCACTTGTGACGCCGCAGTGGCCGCCGAGGCCAAAAACAACCCGAAGATCGACGTGCGCTATCAGGTCGAACTGAAGGGTGTCACTGCCGGTCAGGGCGGCCTGCGTGAGGCTTCGATTCTTGATTTGGCTACCGGTCAGACCGAAACTTGGAAGCCCGCCGATTCGGGCACGTTTGGTGTCTTCGTGTTTGCTGGCTATGTGCCTGCCACTGATTTGGTGTGCGGCGTGGTGGAGCTCGATGATCACGGTTACGTGGTCACGCATGACTATCTTGAAACCTCGGTGCCAGGCGTGTATGCGGCTGGCGATTTGCGCGTCAAGAACCTGCGCCAGGTGGTCACCGCCACCGCCGATGGTGCGATTGCTGCCGTGGAGCTGGAGCGTTACGCCAAGCAGATGAGCGAGAAAACCGGCATGGTGCCGCCTCGCCCCACCGTCTCCGCTTACGAGGAGTCCGAAGCGAAGGCCGCCTCCGCCGCCTCGGCCGCCGGCACGACGCCCGCTCCGGCACCCGCCAAGCGCAGTGCCGATGCCGCAGCCGCAGCCAGTGCCGCCAAGAAGCCCGGCGAGCTGTTCTCTGCCGCCATCAAGCAGCAGCTTGATGTGGTATTCGGGCGCATGACTCGCCCGGTCACGATTGCCCTTGAGCTGGATGACACTCCACTTTCGGCGGAATTGCAAGGCTTTATCGGCGAGATGGTCGCCTTGTCTGGTGGCAAGTTGAACTCGGTTGCCGTCGATGCCGCAGGGCTGATTACTGCGGTGGACGGTTCGAGTGCGCCTACGTCGTTGGTAGTCGGCGAGCCGCTGACCGTCACTCTGCCGAGTGGCACCGAACTGCCTACTTATGGTTCGTTAGACGATTCCGGCCGCGCCACATTCGACGTTGCCGGTGTCCTGCCACTCGCCCGCCCGGCCGTGCGCATCTGCGTGCCAGCCGAGGGCGACGAGGCCGGCAAGGACGGCGATGGTTCGCTGGTCTTCACCGGTCTGGCCTTCCACGGCGTACCTTCCGGCCATGAGTTCAACTCGTTTGTGCTCGGCCTGTACAACGCGGCCGGTCCCGGCCAGCCGCTGGGCGACGATCTGATCGAACGCGCGAAGTCCATCACGGATTCGCTGAACATCATGATTCTCGTCTCGCTCACCTGCACGATGTGCCCGGAAACCGTGCTCGCCTCCCAGCGTATTGCCTCTCTGAGTCCGGCCGTGCGCGCCGAAGCCTACGACGTCTCGCACTTCCCCGAACTCAAAGACCAGTACGGCGCGATGAGCGTGCCCTGCATCGTCATCACCCACGCCGACGGCACCCAGCAAGTCGAATTCGGCAAAAAGAGCATCCCCCAAATGCTCGAACTGGTCGGCGCGTAAGCCGCACGGCCTCAGCCGTATTCAACAGCAACAACAACGATTCTGCCAAAACCATGACGTGCATCGATTGATGCGCCCGATTCCGGCAGAATCGTTGTTCCGTCATGTCTTCATTTCCCGGTTTGACATGTTTTCGTTTCTGACTTTGACATGATTTTGATTCTTAGAAAACGTCCGCAGCCCCCTACCGGTGATTTGTTTGTTAACGGATTACACTGGAGTACCGTAAGGCAGGAACAATGGAGGGTTTGTGGGCAGAACTACGCCATAACCCCGTTTAGAGGAGTATTCACTGGGGCGGCAGCATGGAAGTGCTTTTGATCGGTAATACCGATTACATTACCGAACAGTGGATTCAGCATGCCTTTCCCCGAGACCATGTGGTGATAGCGGAACGAGAAGGCACCGTAGACGGCAATGACCGTCTCAGAATCGTCAACATGTCTGACGCCAACACCCTTGCCGAAACCCTTACCACATACGAATTTGATCGCATCGTATTCTTTTCCGAAAATCTGACCCCACGCAGCGACCGGTACGGCGATCTGGGAGCATTGCGAAGATTTCTGCATGCCATTCGCAACAGGCAAACGCAAATGCTGATGGTCAGCGGCCCCGAATCCGAATTTACCTATCCGGAAAACGCCGACGTACGTGATACCAGCAAAAGCCTGATATCTCGAGCGTCGGAAGAACTCTGCCTGTACTACGCACGCACCTACCGTCTGGAAGCGAAGATCATTCGCTGCCCATACTTGTATGCACCCGAACGCAATGGGGCAACCGCATATTTCGGCAGGCTGTTCGAACAGGCGTCAGCAGGGTCGATCTCATTCCGTGAACGCGAACAGCAGCAGACATGCTTTCTCTGCGCCGACGATCTTGCCGAACTGATCTACCGCATGTTCGACGATTGGACCGCCGAAAGCGATATATTCCATGTGCCCAACGTGTTCAACTTCACATACGGTGATTTAGCTGATGTGATCAGCGCGGCATTTCCCGGATTGTCGGTGACTTTTGGCGAAGACAGGCCCCAAAGTTACCCAGCAGACGATCATGTGCTGCGATTGCGCTATGGCTGGTCGCCGCGATATTCGCTCAAACAGGATCTTCCCCTGGTGCTGCAACGCTGGAAAGAGGCGCGTGCTCAGGAACAATCCGGAAAGCACCCGATCTGGGATTTTCTGCGCAACCATTCAAAACCATGGATCGCATTCGAAATCTGCGTCACGTTCATACTGGAGGAACTGCTTCGCACCGCGGTACAAGGCGACAGTCAGCTGGGAACCGTGGATTTGCGCCTATTTTTCGTGGTGATCGTCGGCACGATGTACGGAATGAACGCAGGCGTGTTCGCGGCCGCGCTCGCATGTGCCGGCATGGCGTTGTCGTACGCGTCGAACGGCGCGTCATTCGCTCCGTTGTTTTACGACACGTCGAACTGGCTTGCGTTCGTAGTGTATTTCGTTGCCGGCGCAGTATGCGGATACGTGCAGATGCGCAATCGCGAAAACCTGCGATTCATGCGTGACGAAAACAGTTTGCTGCGTGAACGACTTGCGTTCCTGCGTGACCTGTACGACGATGTGCTTGATGATCGTCGTATGCTGCGCGGACAGATTATCGGCAGGCGCGACAGTCTCGGCAAAATGTATGCGATGACCCGTGAATTGGACGAAGTGCTGCCTCGAAAGCTGTATCACGCGACCATTCGCATTATGCAAGATACGTTGGGCGGCGATAGTTTCGGTATTTACCGAATCGATAATGGTGGTCGTTTCGCGCATTTAGTGGCCGCGAGTCCGCAGACCGAATCCTTATTCAGTAAATCGGTGCTGCTTGAGAATTATGCCAACATTGTCACGGCCTTGGATCATGGCGGATTGTGGGTAAACCGCAATCTTGAACAAAACCTTCCAATGTATGCGGCGGGCGTGCGTGCCGATGGCAAGCTGGCCGTGGTGATTGTGCTTGCCAAAGCGCAGCCCGACCAAATGAACCTGTACTTCCAGAACCTGTTCACCATCATATGCGGCTTGGTGGAATCCGCGATGGTGCGTGCCTTCGATTATGAGAATGTTGCGTGGCAGACGATGCTGGTGCCCGGCACGGAATTCTTGAACACTCAGGTGTTCCTGTCCAAAGTGCTGGCTGCAAACGAGCTCAAGCACGCTCATATGAGCAATCATCTGCTGTTGCGTGTGGAAGACGCCTGGCAAGACGATGGTAGCCGCCTGATGGGAGCCATTCGTCAAACGGATGAGGCCGGTGTACTGCAGGACGGCAATGTGTATGTGCTCATGGATCAGGCCAGCGAGCATGAGCTGCCGATCATCAACGGTCGTTTGGCCCAGGCTGGATTGCATGTGAAGCTGGTTTCAGGCCACGAGGAAGATTCGTTGCTGGCTGAGGCTTCGGAACAAGTAGCTGCCGAGTCGCAAGCGGATGAAACGCCGCGCAGTGACGCTGCGCCGAATGACTCCGCATCGCATGAAGGTGGCGCAGCATGAATGCGACGGTGATGGCGATGCTGCTTATCGCCGTGCATGTAATGATATGCGTGCTGCTGTGCGTATTGTCTCGCGTTGGCGTGCTTCGTGTGGAGGGGCGACTGCTTCCTTTCATGCTGCTGGTGCCATTGTGGGGGCCGTTATGCGTGCTGTTGCTGCATGCGAGCACGCTGATTCGCGTTGGCGCGCACACGGCTCCGGGGCTTGAGCAAATGCGTGTGGATGATGAGGAACGTCGAAGCGTTCTCGTTGAGGAACGAGCCGATTTCGCCAATACAGTGCCGTTGGAAGAGGCGTTGATCGTCAATGATTCGAGTCAGCGGCGCAGTCTGGTGATGTCCATTCTCAACGATAATCCCAGCCGTTATATCGATGTGTTGTCGCAGGCCCGACTGAATGAGGATGTGGAAGTCGTGCATTACGCGGCTACCGCCATGGCGCAGATCAGTGCCAAGGAAGATCTTGCATTGCAGCGCTGCCGTAACGATTATCTGCAGCATCGAAATTCCGAAACGATGTTGGAACGCTATTGCGATGCGCTGGAACGATATGTCAATTCCGGTATTGCGCAAGGATACGCTTTGCAGTTGCAGA
This sequence is a window from Bifidobacterium breve DSM 20213 = JCM 1192. Protein-coding genes within it:
- a CDS encoding M48 family metallopeptidase, translated to MKIDGLEVQVVRKPIKNMYLRIKPPNGVVMISAPRRMAEQTIIDFVRDRRPWIDNHRRRMALARERSVIGSLGDSWQRGAGHGGVGLASGGFDGVNNGSSVATDNAALTWTKELRERASANINAQLPALLARWGPIVGRTPTHITLRVMTSRWGSCTPRTGRVRLNLQLGLMEPQFLEYVLVHEMTHLWESGHGTGFQRRMTTYLPNWKALRRDLNRRVVL
- a CDS encoding ATP-binding protein, producing the protein MLRRKIETQLEAWRSAPKRTALLVTGARQIGKTYIIRHFAQQHYDHIAELNFIENPDLVALFDRPRDAKNLLMRLELAVNTPLAPGKTLIFFDEVQRCKEMVTAIKFLVDDGRFDYALSGSLLGVELEDIRSVPVGYLTELDMYPLDFQEFCWSQHIGNDVFDMLAECFAKHQEVDEFIHQRLMELYSTYLVIGGMPAAVDSFVANGSVADVRTIQENIKREYRRDISQYARKEDRLHIRAIYDLVPSELNNPNKRFTFAKIEKNMRFQSVASDFDWLVNADVAVAAYNVDEPCTPLEMSKERNLFKLFYNDVGLLTGSFLKKTALDVLDGNPDINYGSIYENAVAQELRAHGFDLYYYNSKKLGELDFLIQDRNDHVLPIEVKSGKSYKRHRAMDNVLAHPEYHLNTGYVLGPCNVSVEGNVTYLPVYMAGMFHNE
- a CDS encoding Dps family protein, whose protein sequence is MTLAFVMPGLDEATSEKAIAILQNRLSQEQEAALVLKHAHWNVTGPNFIAVHEMLDPEVEAVLAQADETAERIATLGGTPDGRADAIVRNRTWKSFDAEGRVGTEEYLKALIEYYDAFIADDRKAIAELDELDVISSNVIQDHVQELEKFQWFMRSHLA
- a CDS encoding hemolysin family protein; translated protein: MSLGLNILLIFVFLVIGSVFSGTELALVSLRGSQIEQMEQEDARGAKVAKIARDPNTFLSTVQIGVTLSGFLSASFGASSIAPYLIPVVESWGVHPGIAGGLVNIILTLIISYCSIVISEMVPKRIAMQRTEQIARAVVPAIDAFAAVCRPIIWLIGKNTNGIVRLLGFDPQQTESEVSDDELRVLVSSNTNLSKDERTILDDVFDASETIVAEVMRPRADVVFIEGDQPLAEAAAFVRDQPYSRYPVTGKDFDDVIGFVHVRDLLDVRDPNAKIVRDVVREGISLPGTSKLLPSLELLRKRGIHLAVVIDEYGGTDGIVTLEDMTEELVGDIRDEYDLPSEKGGERTTRTAFVNGVATIEASMTIEDFADLTGIELEDGPYETVAGYFLSKTGKMGAMGDVLHSDDGYNMVITKVDGRRIETIEVRKAGAPDHAPLPEEPQTDDAN
- a CDS encoding AAA family ATPase, whose product is MASNPFKPTAGKMPPILIGRHSIIEDFSEALTNGVGAPGRIMLVTGQRGFGKTVMLTEFRRIAKAQHWEVIGETASAGLVTRLIAALSPSGLRLDQANISPSIGISGIATASLGQAHFSAEFNPLTLRNALNKQLGSKKLGKGKGILITIDETQAASHDDLVAIATAVQHVITDADESDTPDADKKGVAIVFAGLPYMVNDLLDNEVTTFLRRALRRELDNVPLPDVKNAFLETVADSGKTISEEDALEAARQSDGYPYMVQLVGYYMWQSAQRRGSNVITADDVTTGVSDALLAFDDAVCAPALDGTTSAERLFLTAMAEDSPNPTQVGDIVDRTRRSRSWVSKYRAILIKDQLIRPAGHGRLEFAVPHLGQYLQSL
- a CDS encoding carbonic anhydrase, whose translation is MAQADVEQESTANATWSRMLQGNRRFAEGKPDHPWQDKETRQTLLDGQNPDAAVLACSDSRVPPEIIFDEGLGDLFTVRTAGQLIDSAVIASLEYAVKKLHVSLICVLGHEHCGAIEAATQELDDLMRTITSEADGSLEAADAMDDLDEHIATAESIILRQAGMSVWQAREAELEEHEDIERVHVAHTIETLAEQSPVIQQALADDKLMIVGARYQLDSGKVEVLSF
- the ahpC gene encoding alkyl hydroperoxide reductase subunit C; this translates as MTLLQHELTDFKVNAFQNNEFHEVTKDDVLGHWSLFFFYPADFTFVCPTELEDLAENYAKFKEIGCEVYSVSCDTHFVHKAWHDANEKIAKIEYPMLADPTALLAKDLDTYNEVDGMAERGDFIVSPEGKVVAYEVISSNVGRNAEELLRRVQASQFVYEHGDQVCPANWTPGEETIEPSLDLVGQL